A window of the bacterium genome harbors these coding sequences:
- a CDS encoding PorV/PorQ family protein, translating into MLNKTISLILTILTFPIICQAASDTGADFLKLGVGARASAMGEAFCAVADSVDSIYYNPAGLARLKQKEVSAMYGDKREDTARTLLTYCQPLEDEDEAGVFACGIIYQDLGEIETRNNQNQFTGNLNPNEFALLFAYARPYTDNLSIGGNLKYIQRDLKKVKAKGFALDLGVLYYPQLPDLTLGACLENLGTKIEGDELPLNLRVGLAYCPIENLTGTIDLNQPLYNSKLGTNVGLEYTYNILAVRIGYLNKGREVSGLTYGFGFKVIAAGFSLRTDFANVASGKMDGATKMNRVSMGIKF; encoded by the coding sequence ATGTTAAACAAAACTATTTCGTTAATTCTAACAATACTAACTTTTCCCATAATTTGTCAGGCGGCTTCTGATACCGGCGCTGATTTCTTAAAGCTGGGCGTAGGAGCAAGGGCATCTGCAATGGGAGAGGCATTTTGTGCTGTGGCAGATAGTGTTGACTCTATTTATTACAATCCGGCAGGATTAGCACGCCTGAAACAAAAAGAGGTCTCTGCAATGTATGGCGATAAACGAGAGGATACTGCCCGCACATTACTTACCTATTGCCAGCCATTGGAAGATGAAGATGAAGCAGGCGTATTTGCTTGTGGGATTATCTATCAAGACCTGGGTGAAATAGAGACGCGCAATAACCAAAATCAATTTACCGGTAACCTGAATCCGAATGAATTTGCTTTACTCTTCGCTTATGCCAGACCCTACACCGATAATCTATCTATCGGTGGTAATCTAAAGTATATTCAGCGAGATTTAAAGAAGGTCAAAGCCAAAGGATTTGCTCTGGATTTAGGCGTGCTTTACTATCCCCAACTACCTGATTTAACCTTAGGTGCTTGCTTAGAGAATCTTGGGACGAAGATAGAAGGTGATGAACTACCACTAAATTTACGCGTAGGGCTAGCATATTGTCCCATAGAAAATCTTACCGGAACAATAGACCTGAACCAGCCTCTTTACAACTCTAAACTGGGGACAAATGTAGGTTTGGAATACACCTATAACATCCTTGCTGTCCGAATAGGCTATCTCAATAAAGGGAGGGAAGTAAGTGGTCTAACCTATGGCTTTGGCTTTAAGGTGATAGCCGCAGGCTTTAGCCTGCGAACTGACTTCGCCAATGTCGCCAGTGGCAAAATGGATGGAGCAACAAAGATGAATCGCGTGTCGATGGGGATAAAGTTTTAG
- a CDS encoding C25 family cysteine peptidase codes for MIYKTIIIACINLILFSSITYASTWLPFKEGVSSPTPPEIEVVKDDSSGITLEANVFGVNVKQARSLELGARSEGTETFQILSIPGHEYRFTQEVGKPKLPVIQLMLAIPDGVEISISSTSPSPIHPFSHSPIVIFPVPKQVVKTTPEGYKYVAEEFFIDEEFYKQDIWYPMETEGLKNRETLNKLRTPDSQIYLGEKSEESKKLPNSKSVAKHNYPITQLPNYPCKIASIGYIRDQRILRLEIYPIQFNPAKKELRIYPNLKIEINYLRKKGVPLSLKQPEMASPFANVLKHTLLNYKPLTTRHLPLTTKRTGTLSYITNLKDPANSADYLIITSEGFYNNEDLRRLAEHRAEYNGFNVAIVNTTAIYNEFPITEKGTTTSIKDFIKYVYNNWSAPSMEDNHLGYVVIFGDGEKQYFSYVPPKFLREIYPYIGEPVADTWYVCINDESLSWEYWTMDIMIGRLPVESGTDTKVMVNKIIEYEKNPIPGKWRNKVLMVDGKGFGGDFDALINYYLLPGGFEVTKIEETGTGGIVVEAINDGHLLVTYNGHGHPLGWAMNTESPFSVRQVNSLYNSDKLPVVFGAACDTADFLWDDSKFPDCLAEAFLKKENGGAIAYWGASAGTTDGIIYPIKAYQFMAEYSYNSFSLGELTLNSYNYLWQHEWNMLGDPALTISRAGLEQNKPELEIEPIDINFNPNFPRPNEKTKISAIIHNLGDTDAADVLIKFFLGDPVNGVEIGSKTITTIYAKGRETTEINWIPDLPIGEYKIYVVIDPYDTIPEAETINNTAYKSIEVNIYQQGWTKIPQPLSFRIQVSPAVGDIDGDGDLEVVSAVTGNYLYIWHHNGDFVDNWPKLITVEENGDIAGTPILADMDNDNKLEIIISGRKRFYVLNHDGSNVPGFPKEGTNSNSPAIGDIDNDGDLEIVVEMNDKLYTWHHNGTLVDGDWPKEINLQGGYHPIIADIDKDGNHEIIAFSTEGKVYVLQSDGELAPGQWPKTIPYPDGFPDVFAVGNIDSDDELEIIIASYQSPKIFLYALNYDGSDVFGYPKQVGGNDYNVSYSVILGDIDNNGDMEVIIDTCNYLYVLNHDGSNVTGWPKAGSQRGPSHPLISDMDNDNQFEVIESIYYMKKGTITIWNNDGTQKLNLLMKPEDRRTSPLVIADIDLDGDVEVICAGEEFMHIAWAIPKVYIWDYEGKCEKGALEWPMANHDIRRTNCYNTDIVPPSRITDLKALNPKPTSISLTWTAPGDDKDKGSSTCYYIRCATFTITPQNWHLTNKATSTIVPKDAGSPESFTVPNLCPTTTYYFCIRARDDDFNLSPLSNITFATTLSPAMIILVSPTRGVVGKQVTISGCNFYPTETIRIEFGNTTTIALSTCVGGSFTTTFTVNDQGFGTITITAYGLISGYEARASFYITGVEYFLFGTISSPQIAGTGFQIKMTAYDEFGDVVLNFKDKVGLSDLSQTIQPTITSNFTGGIWDGTVSITRAGTTAITAGYQSKTGTSNPFYVQPGEPFKFLVYPENPVYILAGGSVSITAQLSDVYGNAVGSAGISCNLEVVVLSGKAGTLSATTTTTTNTGQIATITYWVSPNANDKVRIKLLSTLPPAISGTITTSSGELAMFTFDTIATQTAGMNFPIKITARDAYENPIPFTRTVTLIDLSNSLKPTQTTSFIDGMWNGSGSITVRGTTSITVIYGDIRGTSNTFWVCGGEVEYFVISSITTQTAGISFPVSINAYDRWRNIADMFNSSATLTDTSRTISPPKTTNFSLGIWDGTVSITRAGTSAITASYQGKTGTSNPFFIIPSSLDHFLIGTITNQTAGIDFSVVITAKDTYNNTVTSFTDKVQLEDTSLTLNPKLTTNFMAGIWDGIGSITRAGTTAIMAGYQGKTGTSNPFLVSHNSLAHFLIGTISNCVAGVPFPITIMAQDSYGNTMLNFSDKVQLEDTSLSLNPKLTTNFVAGIWDGIGSITRAGTTAITAGYQEKTGTSNPFLVSHNRLDHFLIGTISNCLAGIPFPITIMAQDSYGNTMLNFSDKVQLEDTSLSLNPKLTTSFVAGIWAGIGSITRTGTSAITAGYQGKTGTSNPFLVQAGSLSLIEVMPESVTLMPDESQLFTSRGYDGNGNEKEVENGKWEVGNEIGNLSNIFGTMTTFTAGTKAASGIIKVSAEEVIGTANIRIVPGKLAKITILPKEVVVEVAGTSTFTAYGYDKYGNEKEVGNGKWEVGSELGELTNVIGTNTTFVAGTKSGEGILTCRVEQIQGSASITVRSGRVNRFDFDPINHQIINTKFGIKVTALDRYGNLASDYNHTGSLTTNFGQIKPARITFYNGIEIGTVTIETNRAAPDVHISIRAESIESQSNDFAVLYDDASNVKVEEGGLKIDIKSHSVSKDYYLKIDKPGLDEDEIKIANLRMNHYNPGFCLLTDTIIRIVAKDGDKRPIEGDFGTRTTRMIIYYHQPPKNVAEETLKLYILDEESIESRWVEVANAQVLVGNNFVYGDVPHFGTFILIGEGIAAGFDGVVVYPNPFKPSRGDENIVFEGLPEDTQIRIYDISGSLVKDEEGKRATWIWDVRNNYGKKIDSGVYIYVLTTGDGKKKTGKIAIIR; via the coding sequence ATGATATATAAAACGATAATTATTGCATGCATTAACTTAATACTCTTTTCAAGTATCACCTATGCAAGCACCTGGCTGCCATTTAAAGAAGGTGTATCTTCTCCTACTCCGCCAGAGATTGAGGTAGTCAAGGATGATAGCTCAGGCATTACGCTCGAAGCGAATGTGTTTGGTGTGAATGTGAAGCAAGCTCGGAGCTTGGAGCTCGGAGCTCGGAGTGAAGGAACAGAGACATTTCAGATTTTGAGTATTCCAGGGCATGAATACAGATTTACTCAGGAAGTCGGCAAACCTAAACTACCCGTAATCCAGTTAATGCTTGCCATCCCGGATGGCGTAGAGATTTCAATCTCTTCTACTTCCCCATCACCCATTCACCCATTCTCCCATTCACCCATTGTCATATTTCCTGTCCCCAAGCAAGTAGTAAAAACCACCCCAGAGGGCTACAAATATGTTGCTGAAGAATTTTTCATAGATGAAGAGTTTTACAAGCAGGACATCTGGTATCCTATGGAGACTGAAGGACTGAAGAATCGAGAAACCCTCAATAAATTGAGGACTCCGGACTCCCAGATTTATCTGGGAGAAAAATCTGAAGAATCAAAGAAGTTACCCAATTCGAAGAGTGTTGCGAAGCACAATTACCCAATTACCCAATTACCCAATTACCCTTGTAAGATTGCTTCCATCGGCTACATCCGTGACCAGCGCATCTTAAGGTTAGAAATATATCCCATCCAATTCAACCCTGCAAAAAAAGAACTCAGAATCTATCCTAACCTGAAGATAGAAATAAACTACCTGCGTAAAAAGGGAGTACCTCTATCACTAAAACAACCAGAGATGGCTTCACCTTTTGCCAATGTATTAAAACACACACTCTTAAACTACAAACCACTTACCACTCGCCACTTACCACTTACCACTAAAAGAACAGGAACATTAAGCTACATCACCAACCTGAAAGACCCAGCAAACTCTGCGGATTATCTGATTATTACCTCTGAGGGATTCTACAATAACGAAGATTTAAGAAGATTAGCCGAGCATCGGGCAGAATACAACGGCTTCAATGTCGCAATAGTCAATACCACCGCTATCTACAACGAATTCCCTATTACTGAGAAAGGAACGACTACTTCTATCAAAGATTTTATCAAATATGTCTATAACAATTGGTCTGCTCCTTCTATGGAAGATAACCATCTTGGCTATGTAGTTATCTTTGGAGATGGTGAGAAACAGTATTTTTCCTATGTACCTCCAAAGTTTCTTAGAGAGATATATCCCTATATAGGTGAACCAGTAGCTGATACTTGGTATGTCTGTATCAATGATGAAAGTCTATCTTGGGAATACTGGACAATGGATATAATGATAGGTCGACTGCCTGTAGAATCTGGAACAGACACAAAGGTGATGGTTAACAAGATAATCGAATATGAAAAAAATCCTATACCAGGAAAGTGGCGGAATAAAGTTTTAATGGTAGATGGAAAAGGTTTTGGTGGTGACTTTGATGCCTTAATAAATTATTATCTCTTACCTGGGGGGTTTGAAGTAACTAAGATCGAAGAAACAGGTACAGGTGGAATAGTTGTTGAAGCAATTAATGATGGTCACTTATTAGTAACCTATAATGGACATGGACATCCTTTAGGGTGGGCGATGAATACGGAATCACCGTTTTCAGTTAGACAGGTAAATAGCCTTTATAATAGTGATAAATTGCCTGTTGTCTTTGGCGCTGCTTGTGATACGGCTGATTTTTTATGGGATGACAGTAAGTTTCCTGATTGTCTTGCAGAGGCTTTCCTTAAGAAAGAAAATGGTGGTGCTATTGCTTATTGGGGAGCATCTGCAGGAACAACTGATGGTATTATTTATCCTATAAAGGCATATCAATTTATGGCAGAGTATAGTTATAACAGTTTCTCTCTCGGTGAATTAACACTTAATTCATATAATTACCTCTGGCAGCATGAATGGAATATGTTAGGAGACCCAGCATTGACTATTTCAAGGGCAGGATTAGAACAAAATAAGCCAGAATTAGAGATTGAACCAATTGATATTAATTTTAATCCTAACTTCCCACGACCAAATGAAAAAACAAAAATCTCTGCCATTATTCATAATCTTGGTGATACAGATGCAGCAGATGTATTGATTAAATTCTTCCTTGGAGACCCAGTAAATGGTGTAGAGATAGGGTCTAAGACAATAACTACAATTTATGCTAAAGGAAGAGAAACAACAGAGATAAACTGGATTCCTGATTTACCAATAGGTGAGTATAAGATTTATGTAGTCATAGACCCTTATGATACTATTCCAGAGGCAGAGACTATTAACAATACTGCATATAAATCAATAGAGGTGAATATCTATCAGCAGGGCTGGACTAAAATACCTCAACCTCTTTCATTTAGGATACAAGTATCACCAGCAGTGGGAGATATAGATGGTGATGGGGATTTAGAGGTCGTAAGTGCAGTTACTGGGAATTATCTATATATCTGGCATCATAATGGTGACTTTGTAGATAACTGGCCTAAACTAATAACAGTAGAAGAAAATGGTGATATAGCAGGGACACCTATCTTAGCTGATATGGATAATGATAATAAGTTGGAGATTATCATAAGTGGTAGAAAAAGGTTTTATGTCCTGAATCATGATGGTAGCAATGTACCTGGTTTTCCTAAGGAGGGGACGAATTCAAACTCACCTGCCATAGGTGATATAGATAATGATGGAGACCTTGAGATTGTGGTGGAGATGAACGATAAGCTCTATACCTGGCATCATAACGGAACATTAGTAGATGGGGATTGGCCTAAAGAGATAAATCTACAAGGTGGCTATCACCCTATTATTGCTGATATTGATAAAGATGGAAATCATGAGATTATAGCCTTCTCAACAGAAGGTAAGGTCTATGTTTTACAAAGTGATGGTGAATTAGCTCCGGGTCAATGGCCCAAAACTATACCCTATCCAGATGGTTTTCCTGATGTATTTGCTGTTGGAAATATTGATAGTGACGATGAGTTAGAGATTATCATTGCCTCATACCAGTCACCAAAGATATTTTTATACGCCTTAAATTACGATGGTAGTGATGTATTTGGTTATCCAAAACAAGTAGGAGGTAATGATTACAATGTCTCATACTCAGTTATTCTTGGAGATATCGATAATAATGGAGATATGGAGGTGATTATTGATACTTGTAACTACCTGTATGTCTTAAATCATGATGGGAGTAATGTAACTGGTTGGCCTAAAGCGGGTAGTCAAAGAGGTCCATCTCATCCATTAATCTCAGATATGGATAATGATAATCAGTTTGAGGTTATAGAAAGTATATATTATATGAAAAAGGGCACTATAACTATCTGGAATAACGATGGGACGCAGAAGTTAAATCTACTTATGAAACCAGAGGATAGAAGAACTTCACCTCTTGTCATCGCCGATATTGATTTAGATGGGGATGTAGAGGTAATTTGTGCAGGTGAAGAATTTATGCATATTGCCTGGGCAATACCTAAAGTCTACATCTGGGACTATGAAGGTAAATGTGAAAAGGGTGCGTTGGAATGGCCGATGGCAAATCACGACATAAGGCGGACTAATTGCTATAATACAGATATTGTTCCCCCTTCTCGCATAACTGACCTTAAGGCTCTTAATCCCAAACCTACCTCTATTTCCTTAACCTGGACTGCACCTGGTGATGACAAAGATAAAGGCTCTTCTACCTGCTACTACATCCGCTGCGCTACCTTCACCATTACCCCACAAAACTGGCACTTGACTAATAAAGCTACATCCACTATTGTTCCCAAAGATGCTGGCTCTCCTGAATCTTTTACCGTCCCTAACCTCTGCCCAACTACCACCTACTACTTCTGTATTCGCGCCAGGGATGATGATTTCAATCTCTCCCCACTTTCCAATATCACCTTTGCGACAACACTCTCACCGGCGATGATTATCCTGGTTTCACCTACAAGAGGTGTAGTAGGTAAGCAGGTCACTATTAGCGGGTGCAATTTCTACCCGACAGAAACCATTCGCATAGAATTTGGCAATACTACCACTATTGCTCTATCTACCTGTGTTGGCGGTTCTTTTACTACTACCTTTACCGTTAATGACCAGGGATTTGGCACGATAACCATTACTGCCTATGGACTTATTTCAGGATATGAGGCAAGGGCGTCCTTCTATATCACTGGCGTAGAATATTTCCTGTTTGGCACAATTTCCTCTCCCCAAATAGCAGGGACAGGATTTCAAATAAAGATGACTGCTTATGATGAATTTGGTGATGTAGTGCTAAATTTCAAAGATAAAGTTGGACTCTCTGACCTTTCTCAAACCATCCAACCTACTATCACCTCTAACTTCACTGGTGGCATCTGGGATGGCACAGTTAGCATCACCAGAGCAGGCACAACCGCAATTACGGCAGGTTACCAGAGTAAGACAGGCACAAGCAATCCATTTTATGTCCAGCCAGGCGAGCCATTTAAGTTCCTCGTCTATCCTGAAAATCCTGTTTACATCCTGGCGGGTGGTTCAGTAAGCATCACTGCCCAATTAAGCGATGTTTATGGTAATGCGGTTGGGTCTGCAGGGATTAGTTGTAATTTAGAGGTAGTGGTGCTTTCTGGTAAAGCAGGAACACTATCCGCCACCACTACTACGACTACCAATACCGGTCAGATAGCCACTATTACCTACTGGGTTTCACCTAATGCCAACGATAAAGTTAGGATAAAACTCCTATCTACTCTACCACCTGCTATCTCCGGCACTATTACTACCAGTTCTGGCGAATTAGCAATGTTCACCTTTGATACTATTGCTACCCAGACTGCGGGGATGAATTTCCCGATTAAAATCACCGCCAGAGATGCCTACGAAAATCCTATTCCTTTTACCAGGACAGTAACTCTAATTGACTTGAGTAACAGCCTTAAACCTACTCAGACTACTTCATTTATAGATGGTATGTGGAATGGATCTGGCTCTATCACCGTAAGAGGCACTACCAGTATTACTGTTATTTATGGGGATATTCGAGGTACAAGTAACACCTTCTGGGTCTGTGGGGGTGAAGTAGAGTATTTTGTCATTAGCAGCATAACTACTCAAACCGCAGGTATTAGTTTCCCAGTCAGCATCAATGCCTATGACCGCTGGAGAAATATCGCTGATATGTTTAACTCATCCGCCACACTAACTGATACCAGCCGCACCATTAGTCCGCCTAAAACCACAAACTTTAGCCTGGGCATCTGGGATGGTACAGTTAGTATCACCAGAGCAGGCACGAGCGCGATTACGGCAAGTTACCAGGGTAAAACAGGCACAAGCAATCCCTTCTTTATCATCCCCAGTAGCCTCGACCATTTCTTAATCGGCACTATCACCAATCAAACTGCCGGGATAGACTTCTCTGTTGTCATCACTGCAAAAGATACCTACAACAATACGGTAACCAGCTTTACCGATAAGGTGCAATTGGAAGATACCAGCCTGACATTGAATCCAAAGCTAACCACCAACTTTATGGCAGGTATCTGGGATGGCATTGGCTCTATTACCAGAGCAGGCACTACTGCGATTATGGCAGGCTATCAAGGTAAAACAGGCACAAGCAATCCCTTTTTAGTTAGCCATAACAGCCTTGCCCATTTCCTGATTGGGACTATTAGCAATTGTGTTGCAGGCGTTCCTTTTCCCATAACCATTATGGCACAAGATTCTTACGGTAACACGATGCTTAACTTTAGTGATAAAGTCCAGTTAGAGGATACCTCGCTGAGCTTGAATCCAAAGTTAACCACCAACTTTGTGGCAGGTATCTGGGATGGCATTGGCTCTATCACCAGAGCAGGCACGACCGCGATTACGGCAGGTTACCAAGAAAAAACAGGCACAAGTAATCCCTTTTTAGTTAGCCATAACCGCCTTGACCATTTTCTGATTGGGACTATTAGCAATTGTCTTGCGGGCATTCCTTTTCCCATCACCATTATGGCACAAGATTCTTACGGTAACACTATGCTTAACTTTAGTGATAAAGTCCAGTTAGAGGATACCTCGCTGAGCTTAAATCCGAAGCTAACCACCAGCTTTGTGGCAGGTATCTGGGCTGGCATCGGCTCTATTACCAGAACAGGCACGAGCGCGATTACGGCAGGATACCAGGGAAAAACAGGCACAAGCAATCCATTTTTAGTTCAGGCTGGCAGTCTTTCCTTGATTGAGGTTATGCCAGAAAGTGTAACATTGATGCCTGATGAATCACAATTATTCACCAGCAGAGGCTATGATGGCAATGGGAATGAGAAAGAAGTAGAAAATGGGAAATGGGAAGTGGGAAATGAGATAGGGAATTTGAGTAATATTTTCGGCACAATGACCACATTTACTGCTGGCACAAAGGCGGCATCAGGCATCATCAAGGTAAGTGCAGAAGAAGTTATTGGCACGGCTAATATCCGAATTGTGCCAGGAAAACTGGCAAAGATAACCATTCTGCCCAAAGAGGTGGTGGTAGAGGTAGCCGGGACTTCCACATTTACCGCTTATGGATATGACAAATATGGGAATGAGAAAGAGGTAGGAAATGGGAAATGGGAAGTAGGAAGTGAACTGGGCGAGTTGACCAATGTTATTGGCACAAACACGACTTTTGTCGCCGGGACAAAGTCAGGGGAAGGGATACTTACCTGCAGAGTAGAACAGATACAAGGCAGTGCCAGCATAACTGTCAGATCTGGTAGAGTGAATCGATTTGACTTTGACCCGATTAACCATCAGATTATCAATACGAAGTTTGGCATTAAAGTAACTGCCCTGGACAGGTATGGCAATCTGGCAAGTGATTACAACCACACTGGTTCTCTTACAACTAACTTTGGTCAGATAAAACCTGCCCGTATCACCTTCTATAACGGCATAGAGATAGGCACGGTAACAATTGAGACTAACCGAGCCGCACCTGATGTCCATATTAGTATTAGAGCCGAGAGCATAGAGTCTCAAAGTAACGATTTTGCTGTGTTATACGATGACGCAAGTAATGTAAAGGTTGAAGAGGGAGGCTTGAAGATAGACATTAAGTCTCATAGTGTAAGTAAAGATTATTACCTAAAGATAGATAAACCAGGTCTGGATGAGGATGAGATTAAGATAGCGAATTTGCGGATGAATCATTATAACCCGGGATTTTGTCTGCTAACTGACACCATTATCCGCATAGTAGCTAAAGATGGGGATAAGAGACCGATAGAAGGTGATTTTGGGACACGAACGACCAGAATGATAATTTATTACCATCAGCCACCCAAGAATGTAGCCGAGGAGACATTGAAATTATACATTCTGGATGAGGAATCAATTGAATCGAGGTGGGTGGAGGTAGCCAATGCACAGGTCTTAGTCGGAAATAATTTTGTCTATGGCGATGTCCCGCATTTTGGGACATTTATCTTGATTGGGGAAGGGATAGCGGCGGGTTTTGATGGGGTTGTGGTCTATCCGAATCCGTTCAAGCCCAGCCGCGGGGATGAAAATATCGTTTTTGAAGGGTTACCAGAAGATACCCAAATCCGCATCTACGACATCTCAGGTAGTTTAGTCAAAGATGAAGAAGGCAAACGCGCCACCTGGATTTGGGATGTTCGGAATAATTATGGGAAGAAGATAGATAGTGGGGTATACATCTATGTGTTGACCACTGGTGATGGGAAGAAGAAGACAGGCAAGATTGCGATTATCAGGTAA
- a CDS encoding T9SS type A sorting domain-containing protein → MFFWFIKTLAQSLIPLPTTNKLYQNYPNPFNPNQEETKIPYDLTVNAHIVIKIYNIAGELVKTLEEDKLAGSNITTLWNGRNDDGDIVSSGVYFYQLHIGGSVVGTKKILVIK, encoded by the coding sequence ATTTTTTTTTGGTTCATTAAAACTTTAGCACAGTCACTTATTCCACTACCAACTACCAATAAACTTTACCAGAATTACCCAAATCCATTCAATCCCAATCAGGAAGAAACAAAGATTCCGTATGATTTAACCGTGAATGCTCATATAGTCATTAAGATTTACAACATTGCTGGAGAATTAGTCAAGACATTAGAGGAAGATAAACTTGCCGGGTCAAATATTACTACCCTATGGAATGGTAGAAACGATGATGGTGATATAGTCTCATCAGGCGTCTATTTCTATCAATTACATATTGGTGGAAGTGTAGTTGGGACTAAGAAGATATTAGTAATAAAATAG